The following are from one region of the Populus trichocarpa isolate Nisqually-1 chromosome 8, P.trichocarpa_v4.1, whole genome shotgun sequence genome:
- the LOC7486874 gene encoding phospholipid-transporting ATPase 1 has translation MATERALLIPSPRTPNITQDLPSLPVSSNSEVKVNLDNPRLVSGMDSQNPTESSSSYEISLKSASRRSLSSNPSRASRGNSIGAGSFRDLGSKPVMLGSRRGDSEVFSASQKEISDEDARLVYLNDPAKSNERFEFTGNSVHTAKYSLISFIPRNLFEQFHRVAYVYFLIIAVLNQLPQLAVFGRTASILPLAFVLLVTAVKDAFEDWRRHMSDRIENSRLAWVLVNDQFQEKKWKDIQVGEIIKIQANDTLPCDMVLLSTSDSTGVAYVQTINLDGESNLKTRYAKQETLSKIPEKEKISGLIKCEKPNRNIYGFQANMDIDGKRLSLGPSNIILRGCELKNTSWAIGVAVYCGRETKAMLNNSGASSKRSWLETRMNSEIIVLSVFLIALCTVVSISAAVWLGRHRDELDTIPFYRRKRFNEADPKNYNYYGWAAEIVFTFLMSIIVFQIMIPISLYISMELVRVGQAYFMIRDTQMYDEASNSRFQCRALNINEDLGQIKYVFSDKTGTLTENKMEFQCASVWGVDYSDGKANTQNQQARYSVKVDGKVVRPKMTVKVDPQLLELSRSERDTEEIKHVHDFFLALAACNTIVPLIVEDKSDPTMKLMDYQGESPDEQALAYAAAAYGFMLVERTSGHIVIDIHGERQRFNVFGLHEFDSDRKRMSVILGCPDSTVRVFVKGADSSMLSVIDRSLNKNVIQTTKGHLHAYSSLGLRTLVIGMRDLSESEFEEWHFSFEAASTAVVGRAALLRKVAGNVEKSLTILGASAIEDKLQKGVPEAIESLRTAGIKVWVLTGDKQETAISIGYSSKLLTNKMTQIIINSNSRQSCRKCLEDALVMSKNLGTVSETSDNTGTSSEAARSLVALIIDGTSLVYILDSELEAQLFQLASTCSVVLCCRVAPLQKAGIVALVKKRTTDMTLSIGDGANDVSMIQMADVGVGISGQEGRQAVMASDFSMGQFRFLVPLLLVHGHWNYQRMGYMILYNFYRNAVFVFVLFWYALFACFTLTTAINEWSSMLYSIIYTSLPTIVVAIFDKDLSRRNLLQYPQLYGAGQRQEAYDRKLFWLTMSDTLWQSVVVFFVPLFAYWASTIDVPSIGDLWTLAVVILVNLHLAMDIIRWNWIFHAVIWGSIVATFICVMILDAFPMFAGYWAIFNIMGEGSFWVCLFIIIIAALLPRFVVKVLYQYFTPDDIQIAREAEKFGNLRDIPVEVEMNPIMEPSSPRR, from the exons ATGGCCACAGAGAGGGCTTTACTGATCCCATCACCAAGAACCCCAAATATTACTCAGGATTTGCCTAGTTTACCTGTTTCATCTAATAGCGAAGTAAAAGTCAACCTTGATAATCCCAGATTGGTTTCTGGGATGGACTCTCAAAACCCAACTGAAAGTTCATCAAGTTATGAGATTTCTCTTAAATCTGCATCAAGAAGAAGTCTTTCTTCAAATCCATCAAGGGCTTCACGTGGGAATTCAATTGGAGCAGGGAGTTTTCGTGATCTAGGATCAAAACCTGTGATGCTGGGGTCTAGACGAGGTGATTCCGAGGTGTTTAGTGCATCCCAGAAAGAAATTAGCGATGAAGATGCTAGGCTGGTTTACTTAAATGACCCTGCAAAGTCAAATGAGAGGTTTGAGTTTACTGGGAACTCAGTTCACACTGCGAAATATTCTCTCATTTCGTTCATACCTCGAAATTTGTTCGAGCAGTTTCATAGAGTTGCATATGTATACTTCCTTATTATTGCTGTGCTCAATCAGCTCCCCCAGCTCGCAGTTTTCGGCAGGACAGCTTCCATTTTGCCACTCGCCTTTGTGCTGCTAGTTACAGCAGTTAAAGATGCTTTTGAAGATTGGAGAAGGCATATGTCAGATAGAATTGAAAACAGTAGATTGGCTTGGGTTTTGGTCAATGATCagtttcaagaaaagaaatggaaggaCATTCAGGTTGGTGAGATAATCAAGATTCAGGCAAATGACACTCTTCCTTGTGATATGGTGCTGCTCTCCACTAGTGATTCAACTGGGGTGGCCTATGTGCAGACTATAAATTTGGACGGAGAGTCGAATTTGAAGACCAGGTATGCAAAGCAAGAGACCCTTTCAAAGATTcctgaaaaggaaaagattaGTGGGCTGATCAAGTGTGAGAAACCCAATAGAAACATCTATGGATTTCAGGCAAACATGGACATTGATGGGAAACGACTGTCACTTGGGCCCTCCAATATTATTCTTCGTGGCTGTGAGCTCAAAAATACCTCCTGGGCAATTGGAGTTGCAGTGTATTGTGGCCGTGAGACCAAGGCAATGCTTAACAACTCGGGAGCCTCATCAAAAAGGAGCTGGCTTGAGACACGTATGAATTCAGAGATCATTGTACTCTCTGTGTTTCTTATTGCTTTGTGTACCGTCGTCTCCATCTCTGCTGCTGTGTGGTTAGGGCGCCACCGTGACGAGTTAGACACTATACCCTTTTATAGAAGAAAACGTTTCAACGAGGCAGACCCAAAGAACTATAATTATTATGGATGGGCGGCAGAGATAGTTTTTACGTTCCTCATGTCAATTATCGTGTTCCAGATCATGATCCCTATTTCTTTGTACATTTCTATGGAGCTTGTCCGGGTTGGCCAGGCTTACTTCATGATTCGAGATACGCAAATGTACGACGAGGCTTCAAATTCAAGATTTCAATGCCGGGCGTTGAATATAAATGAGGATTTAGGTCAGATAAAGTATGTTTTCTCTGATAAAACTGGTACACTCACTGAGAACAAGATGGAATTTCAATGTGCAAGCGTATGGGGAGTAGATTACAGTGATGGGAAGGCCAACACACAAAATCAGCAAGCTAGATATTCTGTCAAAG TGGATGGGAAGGTTGTGAGGCCGAAGATGACCGTGAAGGTTGATCCCCAGCTTTTAGAATTATCAAGAAGTGAAAGGGATACAGAAGAAATCAAACATGTACATGATTTCTTCCTTGCATTGGCAGCTTGCAACACAATTGTGCCTCTTATTGTCGAGGACAAGTCTGATCCTACCATGAAGTTGATGGATTACCAAGGGGAGTCTCCAGATGAACAGGCACTGGCTTATGCTGCTGCAGCGTATGGCTTTATGCTTGTAGAACGGACTTCTGGCCATATAGTTATTGATATTCACGGAGAAAGACAAAG GTTCAATGTTTTTGGCTTGCATGAGTTTGATAGTGACCGGAAGAGGATGTCAGTTATACTGGGGTGCCCTGACAGTACTGTGAGAGTCTTTGTAAAAGGTGCCGATTCATCCATGCTTAGTGTGATAGATAGATCCCTGAACAAGAATGTAATACAGACAACCAAAGGTCATCTCCACGCTTACTCCTCACTGGGTTTGAGAACACTCGTTATCGGGATGCGTGACTTAAGTGAGTCAGAGTTTGAGGAGTGGCACTTCTCTTTTGAGGCAGCTAGCACAGCTGTAGTTGGCAGGGCTGCTTTGCTTCGTAAGGTTGCTGGCAATGTTGAAAAGAGTCTCACAATACTGGGTGCATCAGCCATTGAAGATAAACTGCAGAAAGGGGTGCCAGAAGCCATAGAATCTTTGAGGACAGCAGGGATTAAAGTATGGGTTTTGACCGGGGACAAGCAAGAAACTGCCATTTCAATTGGCTACTCCTCAAAGCTCCTAACAAACAAAATGACCCAGATTATAATTAATAGCAACTCTAGGCAGTCATGTCGGAAATGTTTAGAAGATGCCTTGGTCATGTCTAAGAATCTCGGGACCGTGTCTGAAACATCAGATAACACCGGAACAAGTTCTGAAGCTGCTAGAAGCCTTGTGGCCTTGATTATCGATGGTACGAGCCTTGTCTATATACTTGACAGTGAACTTGAAGCGCAG CTCTTCCAATTGGCCAGTACATGTTCCGTGGTCCTTTGTTGCCGGGTGGCTCCATTGCAGAAAGCTGGCATTGTGGCGCTAGTGAAGAAGAGGACTACTGACATGACACTCTCCATTGGAGATG GAGCTAATGACGTCTCAATGATCCAAATGGCTGATGTGGGGGTTGGCATCAGTGGGCAAGAGGGTCGGCAAGCTGTAATGGCATCGGATTTTTCAATGGGGCAATTCAGATTCTTGGTTCCACTTTTATTAGTCCATGGACACTGGAACTACCAGCGTATGGGCTACATGATACTTTACAATTTTTACAGGAATGCCGTCTTTGTTTTCGTTTTATTCTG GTATGCGCTCTTTGCTTGTTTCACTTTGACGACTGCAATCAACGAGTGGAGCAGCATGTTGTATTCTATAATTTACACTTCACTGCCCACCATTGTTGTTGCTATTTTTGACAAGGACCTAAGTAGAAGGAATCTCCTACAGTACCCTCAGCTTTATGGAGCTGGACAAAGACAAGAGGCGTATGACAGAAAATTGTTTTGGCTAACAATGTCGGACACTCTGTGGCAAAGTGTGGTTGTCTTTTTCGTCCCTCTCTTTGCATATTGGGCGAGCACCATCGATGTGCCAAGTATCGGAGACCTTTGGACACTCGCGGTGGTTATTTTGGTTAATCTGCACTTGGCCATGGACATCATCCGATGGAATTGGATCTTTCACGCAGTTATCTGGGGATCTATAGTAGCAACTTTCATTTGTGTCATGATCCTCGATGCCTTTCCCATGTTTGCTGGTTACTG